ACAGAAAAGATATCAGGGAAGTTATCAATTATCTCGACCTTCATCAGTGAATATCTGCAGATAGATATTCAGCAACCTTACCGGAGTGAAAAGTAACCATGCAGATGAACACATTGCATAGCGTCATTTTACCCGGATATGATGTGACATTAAGAGGCTTAAGGAAGAGCCTGAAGTACAGGTCAGCCTAATCAGAACCGCTGCATCTTCTGATAAGTATCTCTTCCATAATATTTCTGGAACTGCAAAAACCCTCACCCTCATAAGCCCCGACTCTGACAACGTCTGCTTCTATACCCCTCTCAATAAGAGATTTTTTCAGATTTTCGATATTAAAATACTGGTTAAATCCTATCGTAATAATATCGGGATTAATCTCCTCAATAGGCAGAAACATATCCTTATCGTCACCGAGTCTTGCATAATCCACCGGCTTTAAAGCCGAAACCATCCTGAGCCTCTGATATTCAGGAACTACAGGCTTTGGCTTATGTTTAATATTCACATCACGTGCAATAATGACACTCAGATGGTCACCGAGATTTCCGGACTCCTCAAGGTAGAAGAGATGACCGGGATGAAGTATATCAAATGTCCCGGTTGCAACGACTTTCTTCAGGATATCACCTCAGGTTCTGCTATACGCCCGTCAGCCCTGAAACATCTCCATGATGTGAGATCATAAGGTGGCCCGACTATAATATGCCACCTTCCTGACGCAGGAAAAAACCTCAAATCTGCATCTGAAGGTCTTAAAGCGCCTGAAGGATGAGAATGTGCACTTCCGGCATTATTTGTTGATAGCGGAAGCATATACTGGGAAAAACTGGCACTTGTCCGCCCTGTAATAGTTCCGGGTGCAAGCTCAAATTCATCAATAACTCCGTTATTTACCTTAAGCAGGGCCAGAAACTCATCAGGATGCTGACTTTTCCCAAGAGCAAGAAGCGTCTTTATAAGCTCCATCTTTATTTTAATATCGGGCATCTGTACCCTCAAATATTAAACCTGCTGAATAATTACTGTTCCGAAGAAGTACTAATACAACAGAGAATGGTGTCAGCAGCTGAAAACAACAGGATTTATTCATAGTTCATGGAATAATCACAAAAACGGCATTAAAAAATAACCAGACAGTATAACAGACGATTTATGAAAGATTTATTAACAATAATTCATTACAGAAGACTATGTATTCAAAAATCCTTGTGGCGGTTGACGGTTCAGAGACTTCCGGGAAGGCTCTTTTAAAAGCGATAGAACTTGCAGAAGGCTGGAAAGCAGAAGTTAATGCGGTTTATGCAATAGATCCGGGAATATACGGCACATCCGTTGTTGACCCGTCAGTAGGAGTGATGGACCCAACCTCAGAGAGAATTTATAAGATGCTCAATGAAGAGGGCAGAAAGGTCATAGATAAATGCCATGAAATCTCAGATTCTGCCGGTTTCGAAGTGAATTATCAGATTAAAATCGGAGATGCAAGAGATATTATCACAGAACTTGCTGAAGAGATGAAAGCTGACCTCATAGTGATAGGTTCTACAGGGAAAGGG
The sequence above is a segment of the Methanoplanus limicola DSM 2279 genome. Coding sequences within it:
- a CDS encoding adenylyltransferase/cytidyltransferase family protein, with the translated sequence MKKVVATGTFDILHPGHLFYLEESGNLGDHLSVIIARDVNIKHKPKPVVPEYQRLRMVSALKPVDYARLGDDKDMFLPIEEINPDIITIGFNQYFNIENLKKSLIERGIEADVVRVGAYEGEGFCSSRNIMEEILIRRCSGSD
- a CDS encoding metalloprotein yields the protein MPDIKIKMELIKTLLALGKSQHPDEFLALLKVNNGVIDEFELAPGTITGRTSASFSQYMLPLSTNNAGSAHSHPSGALRPSDADLRFFPASGRWHIIVGPPYDLTSWRCFRADGRIAEPEVIS
- a CDS encoding universal stress protein; its protein translation is MYSKILVAVDGSETSGKALLKAIELAEGWKAEVNAVYAIDPGIYGTSVVDPSVGVMDPTSERIYKMLNEEGRKVIDKCHEISDSAGFEVNYQIKIGDARDIITELAEEMKADLIVIGSTGKGITKRLLLGSVSSYVVTHSKISTLIVRG